A DNA window from Phoenix dactylifera cultivar Barhee BC4 chromosome 13, palm_55x_up_171113_PBpolish2nd_filt_p, whole genome shotgun sequence contains the following coding sequences:
- the LOC103707237 gene encoding mitochondrial zinc maintenance protein 1, mitochondrial-like, whose protein sequence is MGGAEALGAYRALLRATRKTFAGDTLMLSESAVEIRRKFEENRGVTAEAEVGRLLDEAREASHFITHMIVQAKRSSTTGSFVVKPGKEHAGAMLEIPSEEIPSKST, encoded by the exons ATGGGAGGAGCGGAGGCGCTGGGGGCGTACAGGGCGCTGCTGCGGGCGACGCGGAAGACGTTCGCCGGCGACACGCTGATGCTGTCGGAGTCCGCGGTGGAGATTCGGCGGAAGTTCGAGGAGAACCGCGGCGTGACGGCGGAggctgaggtcgggcgcctcctcGACGAGGCCCGTGAGGCCTCCCACTTCATCACCCACATGATCGTCCAAGCCAAGCGCAGCTCCACTACCGGCAGTTTCG TTGTGAAGCCTGGTAAAGAACATGCTGGAGCAATGCTAGAGATTCCTTCTGAAGAGATTCCGTCTAAGTCGACATGA
- the LOC103707238 gene encoding uncharacterized protein LOC103707238 — MTPRVVNSRHAVESCTLQLHAWKPFQIQTLGVEPSSSKPYAFHAKKPCRSDRSTAPTPNAAGDALDLSRLSLFGDPPPRNREERFWWFSGKLRRRGSRSVSGRSSERSETRRRGITSAAYATCSDFPLAPGGTDSSGELFVNADSRWGWDVSEARILRKESRDVGGGVGLERESSGLGSFQGGGCSRALESQGNESGYGSEPGYRGDVELGYDDEDDEDGRQLFWGEQVGDTSQMEIVGENKFSEQKTHHRGRRKKHDGRRTMAPLR; from the exons ATGACGCCCCGGGTGGTGAATTCCCGGCACGCCGTGGAGTCGTGCACGCTCCAGCTCCACGCCTGGAAGCCCTTCCAGATCCAAACTCTCGGCGTCGAgccctcctcctccaagcccTACGCCTTCCACGCTAAGAAGCCCTGCCGCTCCGACCGCTCCACCGCCCCCACGCCCAACGCCGCCGGCGACGCCCTCGACCTCTCGCGCCTCAGCCTCTTCGGCGATCCCCCTCCCCGAAACCGGGAGGAGAGATTCTGGTGGttctccgggaagctccgccgCCGGGGGTCCCGGTCGGTGTCCGGCCGGAGCAGCGAGCGGAGCGAGACCCGCCGGCGGGGCATAACGTCGGCGGCGTATGCCACCTGCTCGGATTTCCCCCTCGCGCCTGGGGGCACGGACTCGAGCGGGGAGCTGTTCGTGAACGCGGATTCGAGGTGGGGTTGGGACGTCAGCGAGGCGCGGATCTTGAGGAAGGAGAGCAGGGACGTCGGGGGAGGTGTGGggttggagagggagagctctGGACTCGGGTCGTTTCAGGGTGGAGGGTGCTCTAGGGCTCTGGAATCGCAAGGGAATGAGTCCGGGTACGGCAGCGAGCCGGGGTATAGGGGTGATGTAGAGCTTGGGtatgatgatgaggatgatgaggATGGGCGGCAGTTGTTTTGGGGCGAACAGGTTGGAG ATACCAGTCAGATGGAAATTGTAGGCGAGAATAAATTTTCAGAGCAGAAGACTCACCACAGAGGCAGGCGGAAGAAGCATGATGGGAGAAGAACAATGGCTCCATTGAGATAA
- the LOC103707240 gene encoding zinc finger CCCH domain-containing protein 4 produces MFVWHMHGNDSNSENVEPARLLCRGARLIIDFCSRWSTIKAVTGFFFFARASQPSFSRSFPPLSAASKMGKDWEYSSVASSTFSAASSSSSSSAPRPPLPVMALRRKIVEKIQENRVTLIVGDTGCGKSSQVPQFLLEENIEPILCTQPRRFAVVAIARMVAKARNCEVGGEIGYHIGHSNFSDINSTRIVFKTAGVLLEQMRDMGLAALRYKVIILDEIHERSVESDLVLACVKQFMMKNNELRVVLMSATADITRYKEYFKDLGRGERVEVIAIPSASQHSIFQRQVLYLEQVAELLEISSESLSDRYCSGPNPAAAKADMKPEVHMLIHKMILHLHENEPDIEKSILVFLPTYYALEQQWILLRPLSSFFKVYILHRSIDTDQALLAMRVLRSHRKVILATNIAESSVTIPGVAFVIDSCRSLQVVWDFNRKKESAELVWVSKSQAEQRKGRTGRTCDGQIYRLVTQTFYNSLEDHEYPAILRLSLRQQVLMICCAHSKAINDPKVLLQKVMDPPDPKIVEDSLSLLVHIKALGRPLYHRGRYEPTFYGRLLDSLPLSFDSSVLTLKFGEIGLLREGILISLFMDVQPLPILQPFGHQILFTKYVDNYFEGASSDALHIGKKETIFMGNLCAFQFWQRVFKDKHRLERLKQVIKVDELKVPQGLIPKLEEEWCLFHNLVQMSLHNVSEIYEDIMNVMHCFRPGFIVKSELPSYFEPYAFKHTCLLQSDLAEDVDALTLEDENLDLITERKSCVSVPYVSPNDFQAAYVAEKLTTLIKEMRLQCVEDNSLNLGETVNDVVPQATEAALCRFFLSGLCNKGNQCYFSHSLQAKRPACKFFLTFQGCRNGDSCFFSHGYDPHFAPVTSCSSCSEEDENASSHFFLQLLPGTANGRVLILNDKDLYFSSNLSCHYDPSKIIVTNPDPCSSESDSVSNGMTILWNVTQTCQLIMETQGKVSIPWRQVKCVLWFADVMAGDAGIQQNLLKNFFEYLAIRIFADTLYDVGVIVTMNNIRFAQLQVEKLARECFFYLIQSFSFDESSFGKFSDLSGPTRPMQVSKPISYVFTMHPPTDIQFGDYAAAFRRGLYNNL; encoded by the exons ATGTTTGTTTGGCACATGCATGGCAATGATTCCAACAGTGAGAATGTCGAGCCCGCCCGTCTTCTTTGCCGCGGTGCCCGCcttataatagatttttgttcGAGATGGAGCACTATTAAAGCGGTCACAGGCTTCTTTTTTTTCGCTAGAGCgtcgcagccttctttctctcGCTCTTTCCCTCCTCTCTCCGCTGCTTCCAAGATGGGGAAGGACTGGGAGTACTCCTCCGTCGCTTCCTCCACCttctccgccgcctcctcctcctcctcctcctccgccccccGGCCGCCGCTCCCCGTGATGGCCCTCCGGAGGAAGATCGTCGAAAAGATCCAGGAAAATCGCGTAACGCTCATCGTCGGAGACACTGGATGCG GTAAGAGCTCCCAAGTTCCACAGTTCCTTCtagaagaaaatatagaacccaTATTGTGTACACAACCTAGAAGATTTGCAGTTGTGGCGATAGCAAGGATGGTGGCTAAAGCTCGCAATTGTGAGGTTGGAGGGGAGATTGGATATCATATTGGTCATTCAAATTTCTCAGATATCAACTCGACAAG AATTGTTTTCAAAACTGCTGGCGTTTTATTGGAGCAAATGCGTGATATGGGGTTGGCTGCACTTAGATATAAGGTTATAATACTGGATGAAATACATGAACGATCTGTGGAATCTGATCTTGTTCTGGCATGTGTGAAGCAATTTATgatgaaaaacaatgaattgag GGTTGTTTTGATGTCTGCTACGGCTGATATTACAAGATACAAGGAGTACTTTAAAGATCTTGGTAGAGGTGAAAGAGTTGAAGTGATTGCAATTCCAAGTGCCTCTCAGCACAGTATATTCCAGCGACAAGTTCTATATCTTGAGCAG GTTGCAGAGCTTCTGGAGATAAGTTCAGAATCATTATCAGATAGATACTGTTCTGGGCCGAATCCTGCTGCTGCAAAAGCTGACATGAAACCTGAAGTACACATGCTTATTCATAAGATGATATTGCACCTACATGAAAATGAACCAGATATTGAGAAGAGTATATTAGTTTTCCTTCCAACATACTACGCATTGGAGCAGCAATGGATTCTCTTAAGGCCCCTTAGTTCATTCTTCAAAGTATACATTCTTCATCGTAGCATTGACACTGATCAAGCACTCTTGGCTATGAGAGTGTTGAGATCTCACCGAAAG GTGATACTAGCGACTAATATTGCAGAATCATCTGTCACAATTCCGGGTGTAGCCTTTGTCATTGATTCATGTAGGTCTTTACAAGTTGTTTGGGACTTCAACAGGAAAAAGGAATCTGCAGAGCTTGTTTGGGTGTCCAAATCTCAG GCTGAGCAACGCAAAGGCAGGACGGGTCGAACCTGTGATGGTCAAATTTATAGGCTGGTCACGCAAACATTTTATAATAGTCTAGAAGATCATGAATATCCAGCAATATTAAGGCTATCATTAAGGCAGCAGGTGCTCATGATCTGCTGTGCACATTCTAAAGCCATCAATGATCCCAAAG TCTTGTTGCAGAAGGTTATGGATCCACCAGATCCAAAAATTGTTGAAGATTCCTTGAGCTTGCTAGTTCATATTAAGGCCCTGGGAAGGCCTCTTTATCACAGGGGCCGGTATGAGCCAACATTTTATGGCCGTTTGCTTGACAGTTTGCCCTTGTCCTTTGATTCTTCAGTGCTTACTCTGAAGTTTGGTGAGATTGGGTTGCTTCGCGAAGGAATTTTAATTAGTCTATTTATGGATGTCCAACCACTTCCCATTCTTCAACCGTTTGGCCATCAAATTTTG TTTACAAAGTATGTAGACAATTATTTTGAGGGTGCGAGCAGTGATGCTTTACACATTGGCAAGAAGGAAACCATCTTCATGGGGAACTTGTGTGCATTTCAATTTTGGCAGCGTGTTTTTAAG GATAAACACCGTCTCGAACGACTAAAACAAGTTATCAAAGTTGATGAGCTGAAAGTGCCACAAGGACTGATACCTAAGCTTGAAGAGGAATGGTGCTTATTTCACAATCTTGTGCAGATGTCACTACATAATGTCTCTGAAATTT ATGAAGATATAATGAATGTAATGCACTGTTTCCGGCCTGGTTTTATTGTGAAAAGTGAACTTCCATCTTATTTTGAGCCTTATGCATTTAAGCATACATGCCTTCTGCAATCTGACCTTGCAGAAGATGTGGATGCTCTTACGTTGGAAGATGAGAATCTTGATTTAATTACTGAGAGGAAGAGTTGTGTTTCTGTACCATATGTTTCTCCAAATGACTTCCAGGCTGCTTATGTTGCTGAAAAGCTGACCACTCTCATTAAAGAG ATGCGGCTGCAATGTGTGGAAGATAATTCTTTGAATCTGGGTGAAACTGTAAATGATGTTGTTCCACAGGCCACAGAAGCCGCTCTATGTCGATTCTTTTTGAGTGGGTTATGCAACAAAGGGAATCAATGTTATTTCTCTCATTCACTTCAAGCCAAAAGACCTGCATGCAAATTTTTCCTTACATTTCAG GGTTGTCGTAATGGAGATTCATGTTTTTTTTCGCATGGCTATGATCCACATTTTGCTCCAGTTACCTCATGTAGTTCCTGCTCTGAAGAAGATGAAAATGCATCATCTCATTTTTTTCTGCAGCTGTTGCCTGGTACTGCCAATGGCCGTGTTCTTATATTGAATGATAAGGACCTGTATTTCTCATCTAATCTCTCATGTCATTATGATCCAAGCAAGATAATTGTCACCAATCCTGATCCATGTTCCTCTGAATCTGATTCTGTGTCGAATGGTATGACAATACTGTGGAATGTGACCCAGACTTGTCAGCTAATCATGGAAACTCAAGGAAAAGTTTCAATCCCTTGGAGACAAGTGAAATGTGTGCTATGGTTTGCTGATGTTATGGCTGGCGATGCAGGCATACAACAGAATcttttaaagaatttttttgagtACCTAGCGATCAGAATTTTTGCTGACACCTTGTATGATGTTGGGGTGATTGTGACGATGAACAACATCAGATTCGCCCAGCTACAG GTGGAAAAACTGGCAAgagagtgctttttctatctGATTCAGTCATTTTCATTTGATGAATCAAGTTTTGGGAAGTTCTCAGATTTGAGTGGTCCCACAAGGCCGATGCAGGTATCTAAGCCTATCTCATATGTGTTTACCATGCATCCCCCAACCGACATACAATTTGGGGACTATGCAGCAGCATTCCGCAGGGGCTTATATAACAACTTAtga